The following proteins come from a genomic window of Nocardioides albertanoniae:
- the trhA gene encoding PAQR family membrane homeostasis protein TrhA has protein sequence MSEMTDAMRHKVGNISDSVSSTVHEALPKMRGWIHLATAPLTLAAGIVLIVLAPAGAPRVGAAVFTMAALLLFTVSAVYHRVNALGRWNERWFTIMKRWDHANIMVMIAGSYTPFSLLLLDGVTQVVLLSVVWTGAILGVLFRVFWNDAPRWLYVPNYIALGWAAIFFIPSFFTGAVALGLGIGIATFTLICVGGALYTAGGVIYGFKRPNPWPRFFGFHEVFHTFTILAFVAHYTGVSLATYSLR, from the coding sequence ATGAGCGAGATGACGGATGCGATGCGCCACAAGGTCGGAAACATCTCCGACTCGGTCTCCTCGACCGTCCACGAGGCCCTCCCGAAGATGCGGGGCTGGATCCATCTGGCCACCGCACCGCTCACGCTCGCGGCCGGCATCGTCCTGATCGTGCTCGCCCCCGCAGGGGCGCCCCGGGTCGGCGCCGCGGTGTTCACCATGGCCGCTCTGCTGCTCTTCACGGTCTCCGCGGTCTACCACCGGGTCAACGCTCTCGGCCGGTGGAACGAGCGGTGGTTCACGATCATGAAGCGCTGGGACCACGCCAACATCATGGTGATGATCGCGGGCTCCTACACGCCGTTCTCCCTGCTGCTCCTCGACGGCGTCACCCAGGTCGTGCTGCTCTCGGTGGTGTGGACCGGCGCGATCCTCGGCGTGCTGTTCCGGGTCTTCTGGAACGACGCCCCGCGGTGGCTCTACGTGCCCAACTACATCGCGCTCGGCTGGGCGGCGATCTTCTTCATCCCCTCGTTCTTCACCGGCGCTGTCGCGCTCGGCCTCGGCATCGGGATCGCCACCTTCACGCTGATCTGCGTCGGCGGCGCGCTCTACACCGCCGGTGGCGTCATCTACGGCTTCAAGCGCCCCAACCCGTGGCCGCGCTTCTTCGGCTTCCACGAGGTCTTCCACACCTTCACGATCCTGGCGTTCGTCGCTCACTACACGGGCGTCTCGCTCGCGACCTACTCGCTGCGCTGA
- a CDS encoding isoprenyl transferase, giving the protein MADWKEGVRRVLYPAYEARMLRKIDTSKLPKHVGVMLDGNRRWAREVGQSTAHGHRAGAANIEPLLTWCDEIGIEVVTLWLLSTDNLNRPAEELAPLLEIIADAVDSLADVRRWRLHPVGALDLLPGWLAQRLQAAEDATRDVDGIIVNVAVGYGGRREIADAVRALLNEHVARGTSLEELAQIIDVEHIADHLYTKGQPDPDLVIRTSGEQRLGGFLLWQSAKSEFYFCEAYWPDFRRTDFLRALRAYAHRERRLGR; this is encoded by the coding sequence GTGGCAGACTGGAAGGAAGGCGTACGTCGGGTTCTCTACCCCGCCTACGAGGCGCGGATGCTGCGCAAGATCGACACGTCCAAGCTGCCCAAGCATGTCGGTGTGATGCTCGACGGCAACCGTCGCTGGGCCAGGGAGGTCGGTCAGTCGACCGCCCACGGCCACCGCGCCGGCGCCGCCAACATCGAGCCGCTGCTGACGTGGTGCGACGAGATCGGCATCGAGGTGGTCACCCTGTGGCTGCTCTCCACCGACAACCTCAACCGCCCGGCCGAGGAGCTGGCACCGCTCCTCGAGATCATCGCCGACGCGGTCGACTCCCTGGCAGACGTACGCCGCTGGCGACTGCACCCGGTGGGCGCTCTCGATCTGCTGCCCGGCTGGCTGGCCCAGCGGCTCCAGGCCGCAGAGGACGCGACCCGCGATGTCGACGGGATCATCGTCAACGTGGCCGTCGGATACGGCGGGCGGCGTGAGATCGCCGATGCCGTGCGCGCGCTGCTCAACGAGCACGTCGCTCGGGGCACCTCGCTGGAGGAGCTCGCCCAGATCATCGACGTCGAGCACATCGCCGACCACCTCTACACCAAGGGCCAGCCCGACCCCGACCTGGTGATCCGCACCTCGGGGGAGCAGCGCCTGGGTGGGTTCCTGCTGTGGCAGAGCGCCAAGTCGGAGTTCTACTTCTGCGAGGCCTACTGGCCCGACTTCCGGCGTACGGACTTCCTGCGTGCCCTGCGCGCCTACGCCCACCGCGAGCGTCGCCTCGGCCGGTGA
- a CDS encoding PhoH family protein, translated as MAADRTTTELVTEADTSAAPTPASEGPKSGTVPEGGPPAVRTYVLDTSVLLSDPKAMTRFAEHEVVLPVVVITELEAKRHHPELGYFARSALRQLDELRITHGRLDTAVPIGEEGGTIRVELNHTDPSSLPSGFRLGDNDTRILAVAHNLKGDGLDVSLVSKDLPMRIKASAVGLKAEDYRGERINDSDPGYSGMAELDVAAADLDELYDDGVLDLDAARDLPCHTGLVLMSDRGSALGRVGPDKQVHLVRGDREVFGIHGRSAEQRIGLEMLLDPEVGIVSLGGRAGTGKSALALCAGLEAVMERNQHTKVVIFRPLFAVGGQELGYLPGTENEKMSPWGQAVFDTLSAVTSPEVIEEIIERGMLEVLPLTHIRGRSLHDAFVIVDEAQSLERNVLLTVLSRIGANSKVVLTHDVAQRDNLRVGRHDGVVAVIEKLKGHPLFSHVTLTRSERSPIAALVTEMLENVVP; from the coding sequence GTGGCTGCTGACAGAACCACGACCGAGCTCGTCACCGAGGCCGACACGTCGGCCGCTCCGACACCGGCGTCGGAGGGCCCGAAATCGGGCACCGTCCCTGAGGGTGGGCCGCCTGCGGTGCGCACCTACGTCCTCGACACCAGTGTTCTGCTCTCGGACCCGAAGGCAATGACGCGCTTCGCCGAGCACGAGGTCGTGCTCCCGGTCGTCGTGATCACCGAGCTGGAGGCCAAGCGGCATCACCCGGAGCTGGGCTACTTCGCCCGCTCCGCCCTTCGTCAGCTCGACGAGCTGCGGATCACCCACGGCCGCCTGGACACGGCGGTCCCGATCGGTGAGGAGGGCGGCACGATCAGGGTCGAGCTCAACCACACCGACCCGTCCTCGCTGCCGAGCGGCTTCCGGCTCGGCGACAACGACACCCGGATCCTCGCGGTCGCCCACAACCTGAAGGGCGACGGGCTCGACGTCTCTCTGGTCTCCAAGGACCTGCCGATGCGGATCAAGGCCTCGGCGGTGGGCCTCAAGGCCGAGGACTACCGCGGTGAGCGGATCAACGACTCCGACCCGGGCTACTCGGGGATGGCCGAACTCGACGTCGCGGCCGCCGACCTCGACGAGCTCTACGACGACGGGGTGCTCGACCTCGACGCCGCTCGCGACCTGCCCTGTCACACGGGTCTCGTGCTGATGTCCGACCGCGGCTCCGCGCTGGGTCGGGTGGGCCCCGACAAGCAGGTCCACCTCGTACGCGGCGACCGCGAGGTCTTCGGCATCCACGGTCGTTCCGCGGAGCAGCGGATCGGCCTGGAGATGCTCCTCGACCCCGAGGTGGGCATCGTCTCGCTCGGCGGCCGGGCCGGCACCGGCAAGTCGGCGCTGGCGCTCTGCGCGGGGCTGGAGGCGGTCATGGAGCGCAACCAGCACACCAAGGTGGTCATCTTCCGACCGCTGTTCGCCGTCGGTGGTCAGGAGCTCGGCTACCTGCCCGGCACGGAGAACGAGAAGATGTCCCCGTGGGGCCAGGCGGTCTTCGACACGCTCTCCGCGGTGACCTCGCCGGAGGTGATCGAGGAGATCATCGAGCGCGGCATGCTCGAGGTGCTGCCGCTGACCCACATCCGCGGTCGGTCGCTGCACGACGCGTTCGTGATCGTCGACGAGGCGCAGTCGCTGGAGCGCAACGTGCTCCTGACCGTGCTCTCCCGCATCGGCGCCAACTCGAAGGTCGTGCTCACCCACGACGTCGCTCAGCGCGACAACCTCCGGGTCGGCCGTCACGACGGTGTCGTCGCGGTGATCGAGAAGCTGAAGGGTCACCCGCTCTTCTCCCACGTCACCCTGACCCGCTCCGAGAGGTCGCCGATCGCGGCGCTCGTCACGGAGATGTTGGAGAACGTGGTGCCGTGA